A single Hyperolius riggenbachi isolate aHypRig1 chromosome 12, aHypRig1.pri, whole genome shotgun sequence DNA region contains:
- the LOC137541916 gene encoding uncharacterized protein: MATGQTYTSLHVTFRIGKSTVAGIVVRTSRIIWTRLRARYMPVPDTKKWEEIAQGFWTECKFPNCVGALDGKHIRIQKPVGSGSHYFNYKKYFSIVLMAVADADYKFVYVDVGSYGSSNDSGIFQRTTLCRLMEEGRLRLPRDRPWPGTRAPAYPYVFVGDEAFALSDHVMRPYPDRGLDASQLHFNARVEEAVKRVTGGSLS, from the coding sequence atggcaactggacaaacatatacatcgctacatgtgacatttcgtattgggaagagcacggtggcaggcatcgtcgtgaggacttcgaggatcatttggacgcgactgagggccagatacatgccagtgccagacaccaagaaatgggaggagatcgcccagggcttctggaccgagtgcaagtttcctaattgtgttggcgcactggatgggaaacacatccggattcagaaacccgtggggagtggcagccattatttcaactataaaaaatactttagcattgttctaatggcagtggcagatgcggactacaagtttgtgtacgtggatgtggggtcgtacggtagttccaatgactctggaatcttccagcgtacgaccctttgccggctgatggaggaaggcagactgcgtctcccccgtgacagaccctggcctgggacaagggcaccggcctacccctatgtgtttgtgggggacgaggccttcgccctgtctgaCCATGTAATGcgaccgtacccagacaggggacttgatgccagccagctacacttcaatgctcg